The genomic interval TGAAAAGAGTGATCACTGTGTTGTATaaacaccggtctttactgactcGTGTTTAGCAACTAAACACATGATCTGAACGCAATACTTGGCGTCATGAAAAAGGAAGCAAAAGCGTTAAAATGgtaaacatgtatacataatcCAGATAGGCTATAATTATTGTGGTTATGTTCGTTAACTGTATCATTTAGCCAGATAGATGTGCCTGTTGTAGACTGTGTACTTTGATTTTGTTCTGGTAAAAGCCAAATCCATTGATTGAATCTTTCGTTGATATATGTCAATCAATGGACTTGTACAAGATGTATGCAAATAATTGTCTGTATTGTCCAAAATGCTTTAAGAGCAAGATATATTATGAAGCTGTATTGTGTATTATGTCAGTTGTCAAGAGTTCTTTTTGTGCTAATTGTGATAGAAAACTATATATAAACCTTATGTTGCAAGAAATCGTAATAAAAAGCAAAAATGTGTCAAGCATGTTACAATGGAAGTATTTTTTATAGAATTCCATAACAGAACCGATTTATATATATAACTTGAACAATTCCAGTTCATCGttatgtatacaaatataatacaatatataagcaataagcacacgCATAATAATACGAAAATGACCAAAATAGTACACAATAAGGTGTTAAAAAAGCACTTAGGAAATTATattactcaacgtttgcattcatTACATCAGTTCATTTCggtataaagaggacatacaattaAAAACGATATCCGTCTCCGATATTATTCGAGttacatatatttcatttatgGTCGTTTttagattcaatttttaacatgtgcGATAAAAGTCATAATTTcgatatgtttattttttctaaaattaaagttttggattatgttaaggtaatcagataATTTAAATCGttgtttcaattctttgtataaagttaatgaacttttttacatttaaatcattAAGCGACAAACCTATGTATATGTCAATAAGTCAATAAGTGTTAAATATAGGAATTAAGACATTTGAATTTACTGATTCTGGATACATCCAAACATCTACAAATCAAGTATTTTGATGCATACCCCGTACTTTGATAATCCAATTGTTacatcgtattatattttcagcaccgtttgtcatataacatagtgtactatataatatacaattagtttgttttaaagtaaacaattttatcaaatattttataattcgtacATAGCAATTTACATATAACGGGTATCGCAGAAGTTCCTCGTATTCTGCTGAATTAGGAGTACTCATTTTAAAACCATGTTTTCGCTTCAAAAACCTTCTATGAACTCTTTCAATATCGCCAGCATTTGCAAAACCCGGAACCTCACACGCATAACACGGTTTTCAAGTAACGTACAAATCAAACAAATTCAACCTTATTTTAACAGGAACATGCTTGTTTTGGTGATTGAAAACATCGACCCGATAGCCTGTAAGCCTTTATGTGATTAAGTTTTAGTAGGTTGTATAAACCCACCACTTGATAGTAGAAAGCCGTGAAAGTTCAATGATTGAACCATTTATATttgctcataattaaaaaaaatggttcgttctgtgaaaaaaatcaccCTTTTTATACATGTCTTCTTTAGTTTTTTTCCACATTGACTTACAACTTCCATCGATCACAATTCGTACAGATtatctaaagatttttgcaattcTTTTGATGTTTCGGGAAAAAAATACAGCATTATctgcaaacaataacaaataaatagatagctGGTCTTACGTTAtcatgttttaattgttatttaaaaagtgTTCGATGTCGTAAGCAAAACGAGAAAAAAGTATAGGCGAGATTGTCGCCCCTTACAAAAATCCCACTTCGCAATAAAAGATATCCAACATCGTACCCATATGTTTAacacataatttcacttcatcatacatCGACcgaataatgtttaacaatatatACCGTTAATTCCGCTCTAATTAAGCTTGTACCAAAGCCCGTTTCGATATATTGAATCATAGCATTTCATTAGGTAAAAGCCATGAGGTGGGTGTCAAAAGCTGCAAAAATGTGCCAGTGTGCTGAACGGTGATATTCAAACTGTCTGGTAAAACAGTGATGCATCAAAATCGCTAAAGAACATTTTCTAGTTCTATGAATCAAGTTATCAGCATTTAAAGGCTCCCTAAGGAGTAGACCAAGTGCATTTTTCCAATGAACTTTCGTTTTACTGACACTGCTTGATATGCATTTATCAGCTGATCTAAAACCTTATAAAAAAACTAAGCATACGGAGCATAAAAATAAcggaatataaatataatattgtaatattgaatatgttatgtaacattaaattaattcaatACTTGTGTAGCAGAGAGGGAATAATATTATTCATTTCATTCAAGTTTAACTGTTAATTTCTAGTTTAAAAAGGGGGAAACCTTTCGTATAGCatcatattatttgtatgtcCGTTCCATCTTCCTATGTGTCGTCATCTATTGGATGATTTATTAAACTAATAATTTAAGACAAAATATTAAAAGCACATTTTAACCATCGACTTCGATCTGCAAAGTTATAGTTCATGCAATTTCTATTCGTCATATGGAGTAAATAAAGCGTGTTCGTTGCTGAACGCTAGGTAGCATGATGACGAGAATGTGGCTTAGACCAATAATATCACATGTTTTCTTGAGGCTTGTTGCTGGTATTGTTAACACTTTTCAATGAATAGAAATGCAAACTATGCCCGTTTCAATTCACTGTCGTGTGGACGTCTTTGAAAAACTaattgaccatgtttttcaatggatcggAACCATTTTCTCACTAATCTGATTGAGAACAAATGTTCCCAGCACATTAAATGACTATTTGTCAGACATTTATCTTTTAGGACCATCACAAGCTTTTTTATTTTACCTGGTGAACTAATTTTTGATCCCTCGTTACCGAGACTCCATTTCAAGAAAATGTGTTCAATAGATATGGCCTCTAGGGTGTTCACAAAGTATATGCTGACGATTGACCATGCAAGACGAACGATGAACAACAGGCAAAAAGAGAAAGgccaaaacaaaatacaaaaatacacagACATTGTTTTATATAACGCATCCTTATCAAATATCAATAAGTGTGTTAAAAATTGTGTGTGCTTTGTAAGTCAAGTAAAGTAAGTATTGTGTGTGGTGTATCAAAATAACTAAATAAGCCTACCTGCTAACAAAGAGACTGATAAATGGGATGCCATTAATACAAAATTGAAGaccatttattattttcaacgtGGCATGTAGACGGGTTAAACTCTTCAACAGTTAAATGCACTTCATGGcacatgttaaataaatatgaacgTTTTGGTATGATGATTGTCTACGCTTATCGGCAGGTCGCTTAACTGAATCattttacacacaaaacaatattaaatcgGTGTGACTTAAACAAATTTGAACACGGTATTATATAAACTTTAGTATTTCATccataaacataataaatttggTAATATTAATCCAGCAACAGTGAAGGTCAGTTCCAGGTGTTTTTCGCACTTAATCAAACAACATCAGATAATACATATCTTAGGGACtgattttgagattttaaaagtaaatatttattgtttatataataaacaattgtCAATAAGTATACAGCACATACGCGTTATGTATATAACCAACGAGTGGCCAATTGACTAGTGCATGGCATATAAATATAGTACATGTTCATATACAAACACAAAATTAGCGAGAGGTCTGTCCCTGAACGTCACAACACAATTGTCAGATAATATATAAGGATCTAGAACTTTGAAACTGAAAAAATATGGAAATAACTGTGTTAACACATCAAATATGTATGACTGAAGCCGAGAGTATTAACACAAGTAAATTAACCAATATCAACACCTTCCTCATTTCTCCCATTTACAAGCATGAAGCATGTCATTTTATAGAATCAAAGTTATATCGTTCCGTACTATGTCACATATTTATCTAGGAATTCTTGAATTGCTTAATTGTCATCAGGCAAAGAATCTTTCATACAAGCATAGATATTATCATGAACAGCATACTGATATTACAAATATATACTAATCTTCATATTATTCCATTTATGAGCGTGCATACATGAAAGGTACAGAGATTTCAGGCCATATAACAGTTGAGCACGTAATTTCTTATGTCGTAAACTATTGCGTATGCAATGAAGAAGAATGTAAATGGTCGTAACTAGCATACAGTTCAATGCTGTGCGTATTATCAAAGTCCTTTATATAAGTCTTCACGTGACAAATTGCATATacagaacaatatatatatataacttaacttaaaaaatatttaaactggGGGTCTTTGTCTATGAATATTAAATCACGTATGACATATACATGGAACATTTCAGCCAACAAATCAAAATTGTCGAGGTAATAGACTAAACACAATGCAATCAAGATGTTCACATAATGACGTATTTCTGTTTTCATTCTGATTGTCAACCTATTACCAACCCACGCGAAAGACAATATAATCTAACCGGACATGAGGTCCGACAACATTTGAAATTTCCCGGGCCTTACCAGATTTTGCCGGACCTTGTTCTTCGTAAaccaaacaatataaaatatcatttaaaattttatttttattattatgaagtTCACAATGTCTAACAATTTTAAATACAACAAAAGAACAActtaataaacagtttatatttaaaatatggtaAAACTTTCAATAAATAGCGAAGAAAGCTTTgtggttttgttttaaaaataacaattaatttgATCGCTGAATCAGCTTCTACTACTGCTGACTTTCACATAAAATTTTGACACGGAACAGCAACGGTCGTGTGGTACTcaaaaaattatacatgtattgaataattgcatttttatttcaccatttcCTATACAGTATTTTATTGAttctttttgtattaataatttgtttatgaaaCCACAAACCACGCGTTTAATGTAGATTGGCACTGGACATACTtctaatataatacaatatgagCTATGCTAATCGTTTTGCGTAATAGGGCTTTCATCTTTACAATTTCTTTCATTTTCTGTCGATCAATATTAGAAACACCATATTGAAGgaacatattataaatgtttgtGTAGAACGAGTGTGCTGCATATATAGGcacaaatgttttattgcatacaCCGAAAAATACTTTTGCAAATTGTCCCGAAATCTGAATTAAAAGTACTTAAGCATTCCGAATAAATAAAACGCTAAGGTATAGACACGTGCGTGgccatataactaattaaaaCACGTTGACTGTGTGCAGATAAAAGTCGAATACGAACGAAATTGTGTCATTTCTGTAgcgttttattgattttttggcTCTGTTTCAATAGGGTGATACATATAATATTTCTGTAGACACATGGTCGTCCCCTTTGCACGGCGGTTTATGTATGTTTGCAGGGCAAATGGCTTCAAATGTATACGTATATAATATTATAAGTACAAAATGAATGTTCATCTATTAATCGATACAAATTATTGACTTTTAAAATCGGTTTACATTTGTCATTTTTCGTTTGTTTAATATTGTGAGAGAAAAAAACGTGACTCGAAACAAGGCGTGACTCGAAATAAGGCGTGACTCGAAACAAAGCGTGACTCGAAACAAAGCGTGACTTGAAACATGGATGTACGTTCGTACATGTGCTTTCTAATGGTCCTCATTGACGTTATCATACACGCTTTACAAAACCTTGACGGCTGCGAGAAGCAGTTATCACAAACTTTAGACATTCGAATTTTAGACCGTCGATATAAATCAATGTCTTTTTAACACCTATGATTTATGTCGCTCAACATACCGTATTGTGTTTACTGAAGGTCCTCCGCTAGTACATGGCCGCCCCCCAGGAGAGTGGATCAGACGTTTTATTGCGAACACATTCGACTCATGATACGGAACAGGTTTCGTATTGCTTTTGAAGTACTACTATCCTCTGTTCGAGTTCAAATGAGGAGATTTTCAAGTACGTCCATAATCGCCCGTGTGATCATCTGACACAATCTATATACTCGTGATTTGCGGGAGGTCTGAGTCAACAAACAACGGTTGTAAAGTTTGTTAATCAAAAAAGCGAGGGTTAGATCAATCGTTATTATGGAAATAATGGAGACAATCTCTCACTTCTTATCATTAGACAATATGTGAAACAATGTTCCACGTTGAttgatattgaatcattattatgtTGATTACCAGTATGGAAGTTAGTGGAATAACAATATTCATGCTGTTGTTTTTCTCAGGtatgttttaaaatgatttgtCATTGAAGAGCATGGAGCAGATAAGTTCGTTTTTTATCATGATGAGTTGTTACTTATTTGATCAATCTAATGACGACAAATGAAATCCTCTTACTAGTattttaattatgataaaataaaaccGTAAACACTTTTCGACAAATGACTATATTCCAGTATTTGCAGGACGATTAGTTGGTGTTGATGCACGTGGATATTGGCAACCCAGCAAGCTTCTATTAAAGACTATCTCATTCTCTGTGGTTCAAGAAAAAGACGCTGCCTCTGACCAAACGGCTTGCAATAAGATAAATCGAAGCTCTCCGTTTGGTTGCAATGGTTTCAAATCCTTAAAGTCAAAACAAAGAGTGGAAATAACTGACTTACTTCCAAAATTACCTTCGTCGGAACCAAACACAATACGAAATGAGACAGCTGGACAAAATTTTTCGAGCGAAGGACCGCTTCCCCAGATAAACATCAGCCTAGATAATACGTTGGCGGCACAATCTACAGAGCAGAATTCCACAAGCATCTTAACGgaagtaataaaaacaaaaatagttgGCGGTGTTAACACTGAACCCCGAGACTGGCCCTGGCAGGCGTCCATACAGTATAGAGGCGACGACCATCGCTGGTGGCACTTCTGTAGCGGAAGTTTGGTCTCCCCACGCTGGCTGGTCACTGCGGCCCATTGCGTGGCACTCCTCAAGTAAGCTCGTACAGTTTTCATCGTTGTATGCGTTTTCAGCTTCGCCTTTTCTCCGTCGTGCGtagtccgtcgtcaacatttatctTGTTATCAATCAAGAGGCCACATTCATGTCCAATGTTAAATAAACTTGGTAAcaacatgtgtcccaatgatatctttgacgagttcgaaaatcgTTCCGGTTGGATGAAAACATATGGCTGCCTGCGGGCGTGTCagttaaaccttgtttacactcaagaaaaaacatttattacccaatcgtcatgaaacgaAGCTAGAACATAAGTTGAAATAATACCTTGGATTAGTtggaaaaatggttccggtctgttgaaaaaacatgaccgccagggggggggggggggcggggcagAGAATGTTTCCTTgtatggctagagtaaaaccttgttaaaactctagaagtcacattttagtccaatcttcatgatacttggtcagaacatgtgtctcactgatatcttggtcgagttcgaaaatggttgcggtTGGTTAAAATATTGCCGCCAGGGGTGAGGAAATTTTCATTATGTGGCTATAATAAATGCTTTTCAACTCTCTAGacgtcacatttatttccaatcttcatgaaaattagaCAAAACATTTTGTATCTTTTACGACTTTGACAATGGTTCGTCAATGGCCGCCAGGTGGGGGCGGAGCATTCTTCAATATATGGCTAtttaaaccttattaacactgtagaagtcacattttagtgcATTCTAAATGAAACTTATCTCGGACATCTGTTCTCATGACTTCTCAGTCGAGTTCGAAAATACTTCCAgctcgttgaaaaacatggacacgGAGAGGGCGCGGCAGTTTTCCGTATACATCTATTACTTTTGTGTTAACTTGATGACGCTATATTAGGCACAATTTgggttcaatctttatgaaacgaAGTCTGACATTTgacccaataaaatctcggtaaGATTGAAACTTGATCatgtgagctcaaaaactaggtgttaaaaataaaacattgtattaCTTCAGAAGTCATTttgtagtccaatcttcatgcatcAACTCGCACTCAGCTCggaatagttttattttaatcatgTTGGGCTCAGGTGAGCGCCTCGGGACCCATGgtcatattgttgttattaaaaATGTCGTGATATAAAGAGTTTTCAGAAGACAATATAATTTTATCATTCACGTGGGTGTACATAGTACAATTGCATGTACATGCTTATTCACATGTATTGCTGTTATCTGTTGTTGATGTATGAGTGCCAATGTATTCTAGATTTGTTATGTAAAAAATCTGTATCATGGATTTATTTCTGTTGTTTTAGGATTTTATTTCTGCCATCTTTAAAGTTTcccttttttatcaaaatatcttATGGATTTAGAATACTACCCGACGTAAACTTGTTAACTTGGCGTAATAACTTCAAATGTATAGATCTATGTGAATCGCCATTTGTAGGGATCATACCATCCGGGTTGTAGTTGGCGAGTATCGACTGAGCGTATATTCTCACAATGAGCAGGTTGTCAACCCGGAGAAAATTTATATGGTAATGTGAAATCTATAATAATCAGTAACGTTGGTCTTTATTGATAAATatcgtattaacccatttatgcctagcgtgtagaaaaaggcctttgaaaaagcgtagacccagatgagacgccgcatgatgcggcgtctcatctgggtctgtgctgtttgcttaaaggaatttctgtaagaaatattctaaatatagaaataaataatatagacatcccttattttggaaataaattgatgcaatttagaacgatgggagagatcactaggcataaatgggttgatatCGTAGTAATCATACATTTTATTGTGCGGGAGAGCAATATGAATCTCATTTAGATCTATTGCATTATGCGCATAAAGATACTTTGTTTGTGATCGTTTGCGTGGGATAAAATTATATGACTTATGAATATAAACGGCTCCCGATTTGTCCGAATGATTTTAGGTTGAacacaatatattaatatatatcgcATATTGGATGGCCTTCAGATTTTCCCTAGTACCAGTCCATGTGCTAAGATAGCTTAAATACCAAGTGTGTACACATTACGAATAACTTGCGCATAAACGCAATAGGGGTACATACAGTTGTGTAGctaaaacttttttatttacaacGTCATAAATAGGAAAATAACGGCACATTTATAGTATTGCGCGAGCTCTTAATAACTGTTTACTAAATTTCTGTCTCGGTTGAAGTCAAAATGTCTTTCTACAAGTAAATATCGATCATATTCAATACCTAAaaaatttataaatgaataaaaaggTTTGACGACGATTTTGTCATTCATATCTGAAATGTAAGACTGATTGCAAATTCATCTTGTCATTATAATGAACTTCACGTTTATAAAAACGTATATAACAACGTATATAACAACGTATATAACAACGTATATAACAACGTATATAACAACGTATATAACAACGTATATAACAACGTATATAACAACGTATATAACAACGTATGTTTATGTATAATATTGTGCCATTATGTTACAcacaaatgtttaattttatataaacacagcATTCATGTGTTATGTACTCACATTGTGTGAGCGcaataattttaacaattaaaatttagTATTGCATGACCCCCTTCATACTGAAATCATAAACATACCAATTCCATATGTAAACCAACATAATGtgtcgtgctctgagaaaactaggcataatgcatgtgcgtaaagtgtcgtcccagataagcctgtgcagtccgcacaggctaatcagggacgacactttccgctgttatgacatttgtcgtttaaatgaagtctcttcttagcacaaatccaatttaggcgtaaagtgtcgtcccttataagcctgtgcggactaatctgggacgacactttacgtccagttttctcaaaacgcgactctaATGATAACGATCGATACTAGTGTTATATCTTTGTCAGCACGGGTACTTCGATGCAAGAACGCACCTGTATGACATTGCCATGGTAAAGCTGACACACAACGTCTCCATGACGTGGAACGTGCAGACAATCCAAGCCATAAGCCCGAGACAGGACACGGAGAACAACCACGCCAACTGCCACATCTCTGGCTGGGGAAACGTCATAGGTTACTGACTAAACACTAATATAAGTTACAAAAAATACTTGCAATATATCATAGTTATAAGTTACAAAAAAATACTTGTAATATATCATAGTTTATTGCATCAAACTATTTTCGGCTATGTAATGTAATTCTGAGTAATAATTGTTTTAGATTATGACATGTCGGATTGCTTTTCACGAGTTTTATTACACCCATTTATCTTCGTTTTAGTTCGGTTATGTGTATTATTGAACTAAACACAAAAAACATACATACTGGTCGATTTTCATAAACAACTCAACCAAATTATCAGTAAAACTACTTATAATTCGAATAATGTGTACGtattttctattaaatatatCGAAATGACTTCCACCATCTCACGTGTAACTGACCCCTGATAACCGTATGTAGGCTCCACGACCGACGTGTTCCTGTCAGATATCCTGCTGCAGAGCCCCATGAAAGTACTGCTCCACAGCGAGTGCAGCGTCCATAACTACGATCTATCGAACTCCCAGCTGTGCGTGTTCAGCCACGTCGCGTCAGCCTGCACGGTAGTGTTACACATGCAGCATAAGATGACGTCATGATGTATTTTGTGCTTGTTTCAATGCACCAGTACTAGCTGCATTGGTAGTCATAAAAAACACGTATTTATTACGGGTGTGTCTGCATCAGCACTTACAGCATTTGTAGACTTCATGACTTGTATTCGTTATTGTTCTGATTGTATAAGCAGCAGCTTTTATTTGTAGACGTCATCTTAAGTATTTGCTATTTATATTATCAACGGCAATTGGTACAATGGGTaacaacatttaataataataataataactttatttcatgaagaattcacataaagacataatttcttttttacaatgtggtcttcagtaacaaaacacaagtatacatattaaaacatgcatacgaacatacaagggaaaaaagaaaatgaactatacagttaaatattataataacttccttatcaattccgacgacgacgacgaagacgacgacgacgatgataatgatgacgatgatgattatgataatacaaaatatgcaaaatatgatacaaaaatcaatttttcaaaaattaatctttcaaaataaatctcaTCAGACACATCACAATAAAGTATTTACAtagaataattaaaaaatgagcatacatatatatcaatgatttgtttgtaggtattctttaaattatattttgaatgtagtattcgaagacacttgtcggatgcttattggaattgaattccatttggttcgtgaccgaaacgaaaacgctcgttttccctagtttgttttaaacggaatagatgatatatcagtgtgtgtgatggatcttagagcgtacacattgttatttgagatatgaataacattattgaaatagaAGGGCATTGCGTCTATAACAAACTTATGAACAATAGATCCAATAAAAAGTGcatctgttattgaatgtcaaccaaccaagttctttgaataagggagctgaaggagttgaatatggtttattcagtattattttagcagctcgtttttgtatcgaatgtattttacgtaagtgtgactgtgttgcttaaaggggccttttcacagattttggcattttttaacttattcattaaatgctttatatcgataaatgtaaacattggatcgtaaaagctccagtaaaaaatcaagaataaaattaaaaaaaggaaaagaacattgcccggaccaggtttcgaaccagtgaccgctggagtcctgccagagtcctgaagtaaaaacgctttagcctactgagctattccgccgagtagatacacttgaagtattttataccttatataagcaatcttcgtattttcacaaaatttaacgacaaaaacagaactctccaaattattcaatcgtttcgcgttgcaacgctttataatttttaggttttaaaatcgtcaaaagatgcatataatggctatattagaccatggtaaatgttcagtattactgtttcctcacaaatatcataactaaaacga from Dreissena polymorpha isolate Duluth1 chromosome 1, UMN_Dpol_1.0, whole genome shotgun sequence carries:
- the LOC127853801 gene encoding elastase-1-like isoform X2, which produces MLITSMEVSGITIFMLLFFSGRLVGVDARGYWQPSKLLLKTISFSVVQEKDAASDQTACNKINRSSPFGCNGFKSLKSKQRVEITDLLPKLPSSEPNTIRNETAGQNFSSEGPLPQINISLDNTLAAQSTEQNSTSILTEVIKTKIVGGVNTEPRDWPWQASIQYRGDDHRWWHFCSGSLVSPRWLVTAAHCVALLKDHTIRVVVGEYRLSVYSHNEQVVNPEKIYMHGYFDARTHLYDIAMVKLTHNVSMTWNVQTIQAISPRQDTENNHANCHISGWGNVIGSTTDVFLSDILLQSPMKVLLHSECSVHNYDLSNSQLCVFSHVASACTGDSGGPLVCAVGSEWRLTGVASWVASSTCAPSYPNVYTRMSFYIDWMNTVINSK
- the LOC127853801 gene encoding elastase-1-like isoform X1 produces the protein MLITSMEVSGITIFMLLFFSVFAGRLVGVDARGYWQPSKLLLKTISFSVVQEKDAASDQTACNKINRSSPFGCNGFKSLKSKQRVEITDLLPKLPSSEPNTIRNETAGQNFSSEGPLPQINISLDNTLAAQSTEQNSTSILTEVIKTKIVGGVNTEPRDWPWQASIQYRGDDHRWWHFCSGSLVSPRWLVTAAHCVALLKDHTIRVVVGEYRLSVYSHNEQVVNPEKIYMHGYFDARTHLYDIAMVKLTHNVSMTWNVQTIQAISPRQDTENNHANCHISGWGNVIGSTTDVFLSDILLQSPMKVLLHSECSVHNYDLSNSQLCVFSHVASACTGDSGGPLVCAVGSEWRLTGVASWVASSTCAPSYPNVYTRMSFYIDWMNTVINSK